The sequence acaaaaaatatgagTTCAGAggagtaataggaccttagtttactTAATGTGTGTCAATGATATTTCGAACATAATCTACGCGATGCTTGTGTCTCCCAATAAAATACCATGACTCGACCACATAGTTAATAATATATCCCAACACAATTTACCCTCTTCAATCTCCATTAGTGGAATTTCACCAGATATGTTATTGATATTGATTAATAATTATTCAACAATATTTACATAGTTTAAAAGGTTTATTAGATTCGAAAAGAGAAACATAAGCGATTAGTTTAAGTACAAAAAAATGAGATAATTTTAGTTGCATTCATTAATCAATGAAGATAAAAGCTATAATAGTGTCCTTTTTAACCCAATTTAGGATATCAAACTTATAATTGATCTTTAAAATTGTAGCAcccataaaattttgaaatgtatttggATTTAATGGTTGCTTTGTTTCATATTGAGTGTGATGTTGAAACTATGTTTAAAATGATGATCTATGTGTTGAAAACAATTTggaaatgaattaaaattagtattatagtaaaaaagaaaaaaaaatcttgaaaagaaaaataaaatagtgcTCATCTTAGGTAgatcataatataatatgattaaaatgCCAATACCAAGGTGAAATGATAATTGATTGGCTTAATTAGAGGCTAAAAtctaactattattattattatgtgaattataagttaaattatattctAGTTCACTAAATATATCTATGATTAATTACCCACCACTAAGCCTTCAAATTAGGgtcatgatattttatttccacTCCCTTTACTATTTATATCATAACATTTAATCCTAAATTTGTGTGCTACTATAAGATTCTACaccttaaaaaaatttgatttgcTAGATTTTAACcccaaacatttttttaaaacttagtTTACTTtgcaagtaaaatatttttaagcaaaaatttgtatgttaaaatattggattagttattttgaatttaacactatgtttggatcattgttatccattttattatattgtatcgTTATtatacctacaatgtttgttttggttGTTACTTAAAgtgtattgtactgtattgttaaattttgttgttccgtaacaatgaaaacccctattttatgAAACAATCAATTTGGTGtcccattgttacttaatttcgtTTTCCaattagatttttatataatatttcaaaatatcattttaccctttaccttaattatttaatcctAGTAAAACCGtctaccctagaataattaaaaaatatttaagtaaatttataaattacaatacagtacgatacaagcaaatcaaacaattaaaatgttactaaaCAACAACAAGCAATACAATTTAGtcaaacattgtatctaccatacaatacagtataaagagtacaatacaatataatatattatgaaacaatTGGTAATAATGATCCAAACGAAGTGTAAGGGAAATTGTGATGTAAGActttataaatcaaaaaaagaagggaaTAGTCTAGAAAGCcattaaaattagtcaaaattaattaaatttattagtaaTTAATGATTCATTAATTATGACCTTGACTATAATATTAAAATCTTAATTGTaacttttcaaattaattttttttttacctatatAAACACAACACCAAAACATTAGTACAACACCAAGCATAAACCAATTACttccctttttaaatttttgtttcttgacattattaataaataatgttgatgaaaaacTCATTAATCTTCATTTTGGTTGCTATTTTGAcaatatttctaaatgaatttaGCAACCCTATTAAAGCTTCTTTAGACTCTAATTTTGTTTACATAGATGGAACTCATTTTGCATTAGAAGGAAaaccattttatttaaatggaTTTAATTCTTATTGGTTAATGTATATGGCTTCTGATCCATCAACAAGAAATAAAGttacaaatatatttcaacaagcttctaaatataaaatgaatgtTGCTAGAACTTGGGCTTTTGCCGATGGTGGTTCTAGACCTTTACAATCTGCACCTGGCGTTTATAACGAGCAAATGTTTCAGGTACTTTAATAGaggttaaaaaattattgttttctatttgttttataGAGGAACGAATCCTTCGTTTGAAAACTGCTATTCAAATGATATTTCTCTAGTGTTCactatctttttttaataatttatagtacgagtaaaacaaatatttttttctcaatattttctaCATGTGTATGgcactttgatttaattatttttgttgtttcccAAGCTCTCTCTaatgctttttttttaaaaaaaaatataattaatttcatttatgtcTCTTTTTCTATTGTTACAAATGTTAAAAAAACACTTTTTGAAATTCtaacaactttttatttatggtttggtcattgcataaaatattttagggttttggaccaaaattaaattttaattaataattaaaattgagtttttatcatttgctatatataaaaaaaaagtgtaactATAACTATTGGATCATGTTTTCCCAAGTTTGGTTATAATAATATTCTTGTCATCTCATTTTATtgtaaaaaatcaaatttaataaaatccCATCTATTTAATCAGATAATATTAACTCTCTCTTAATTGTGATTTATTCATTTGGTTTATTTAGTCAAACTAAAGTATTCaaatcaatttattaattttattatcatcACATTTATTTCCTTTGactttcaataaaataattcacTATGCACTTTTCaagcttttatttatttatttatttattttatttagggatTGGATTTTGTGATATCAGAAGCAAAGAATTATGGAATTCACTTAATTCTTTCATTAGTTGATAATTTTGAAGCTTTTGGAGGAAAAAAACAATATGTAGCATGGGCAGTGCAAAAAGGCCAAAAATTAACAAGTGATGATGATTTCTTCACTAATCCTATGGTCAAAAAATTctacaaaaattatatcaaggtaaataaattaataataagattctttacttatatattttgcGCAATTATTACATTTTACTCCTAATACTTTTACTTTACGTGGAGCTGTCAGCAGAACAGATTTCTAAAGATCAGTTATTGATTCACATGAACTCAATAATTTAATTCAGCACACGTATAATATGTTTGACTATGAACtcatttattattatagtatttaTAACCTTAATTTTACaagttattattttgtttttttttaattttttttttttatataggaTGTGCTTACAAGAGTTAATAAAATAACCAATGTGGCATATAAAGATGATCCAACAATTCTTTCATGGGAATTAATAAATGAGCCTAGATGCCCATCTGATCTCTCTGGAAAAACAATACaggtaatattatatttaatcgatcgataaaaaataattacatcttttagttatatttttattttttttaaacgatttaaaaaaaataacttttatcgTACCTAacgaatttgaaaaaaaaatatgaattgcaTTATGCTACAAGAGATTAATagttgtgaatatatatataagatataatgTGTATTGATCAATTATGATTTGACATAAATGTGTAATGTATTTATTGAATcggtatatatatgtgtgtgaatatatagtataatataCCTTCTAAGATTTcactatatattttatatgaaataattattttcttgttgGACGTATATTTTGCAGAACTGGATTAGAGAAATGGCGGGACATTTGAAATCAATAGATACAAATCATCTCTTGGAGATTGGACTTGAAGGATTTTATGGGAATGACAAGAAACAATATAACCCTAATTATATCAATTATGGGACTGATTTTATCTCCAACAATCAAATTAGAGAAATTGATTTTACCACAATTCATATTTACCCTGATCAATGGTATACAATTTCTAATCCCCTCTTCATTTATATACAATATTGCACCCTCTCATTAtcattttgtgatttttttacaCTAGTATTTGAtacgaagaaaaatatttttcgagaGATATTCGGTTGATGTCAGTAGAGACTACGTGAAAGATCATTTCGATTCAACATCTgatatcatttttatatttcatcTCTTTAATAAATTTAGTAACGAGCATAACGACCCTCTTGTTTCAATGGAGAAAAGAACCTACGATTAGGGctttttcagaaaatttttCTACTTTCAACGAAatctttgaatttcttatttgatttttaCTATATATGTTCAACTTTATATGTTTTTCTATCCGTATAGTACATTAATTGTTCAAAAATGGCTAAAATAGTGCCTCTCTTAGTCGTAAATGTTGACGCAGCATAACGACCGTATTGTCCCAATGGATAGAAAAACCCATGATTTAGGTTACGAAATCTTTGAATTTGTTATTTACTATGTTCACtttatgtgttcttctattcgtatagtacattgaatgtagcTATAAAATAGTTTCTCTTAGTCGTAAATGTTGAGGCATAACAACCCTATTGTCCCAATGGAGAGAAGAACCTATGATTTAGCTTACGGAATCTTTGAATTTCTTGATTTACTACGTTCAACTCTATGTATTCCTCTATCCGTCGAATGTATACAAATTGCTATAACAGAGTTTCTCTTAGTCGTAAATGTTGAGGCATAGTACACGATGCAATAACGTTTGTACCCTTAATTGGGCCTTTTGGACTACAGGTTACCTGGTTCAACTCCAGAGGCCCAAGATCAATGGGCTTCACAATGGATCCAAGCCCATATAGATGACTCCAAATTGTTGAAAAAGCCCATCTTAATTGGAGAATTTGGCAAATCTTCAAATACCACAggatataatattaaaatgagagataattattttggaaaaatatatggaaatatttttaattgtgcTAAAAATGGAGGCCCATGTGGTGGTGGGCTTTTTTGGCAATTATTGGATCAAGGAATGGAAAATTATGGTGATGGTTATGAAGTGGTTTTACAAGTAAGCCCATCAACAGATAGAGTTATACTCTTACAATCTCTTAGGCTCTCTAAATTATCatagtaacaaaaaaaaaatattacaataatattttttaatattattcaaaacatcaagattattgtaatttatctAGCTATGATTCTCTTtatcaaacataaaattgaTATTGGAAAATTTATGGAATTGTTTGAGGTTTTGAAGATCTTTCTCTTGTTGTATTTGACTTATTTGTTTTATGTTGCATAGAAGATATACTCGATGACCCGTCATTATGGATTAGCTCACCCTATCTGGGCTAATACATATAGGATTTGATATTTTACGGGCCAGGTCAGGTTAGCCCATTTTTAGTGTGGGCCAGAAAACAGTCGACCCAACCTAGAAGTAAATGGGCTACAGGCTTGCTGGGcaaactcattttttaaaaattataaattttttataattattaaattaaattataaattataatttaaaaatattatcataaatatcgacaaaacaatattacatgatgttaatgttactatagaattatctttataatatttattaagtttttttaaagtataagtatacataattaaatagaaatattaacttaattgttttgagttttgactctctttaattttaaattttaatattatattatattttttaattaatttttattgaccCACGTGTCGGccctaccgatatttctcaagccctaCAAATCAACAGGCTTACTCAGGCGGTTATGCCGGGctaaaaaactattttcttaaatatactCCAAAAATCATAGTCCAACCCTATTAAATATCGAGTTAGACCAAACTGACACAACATACCTAGACCTTATTGACAGCTCCAGTTGATGAGCTGTTGATAGTACTTAAAAGGTTGAGATTAAGTTTTATTCAAGTACTTGAATTATGACTTGGTCCAATGGaatatttgaatttgagtttaaattttagatttttttattttttttttgtattctcaagttttaattacataaataaattaacagCTTATAATAAGCTACCCTTTTCAcatttcattatatgatttattgacATGTCTAGCTTTGCTTTgcgtaatattttttttataaagttatgACTCAATGTTATACACGTGTGTAACAAAATATTAGAGTTTGAATTATtacatatgaaattaattttatttatttatttatttcgttATAGAATATCATTAATTCTGATACAATTCAATTAATCATTCGTACTttgttttttcatcattttgaaaataatgtttattttttcatgtaaaatttattgtaatattttgaaaaaataaatattgtgaaaTAAGATATAGATTGATAGCAAGAGTAGagtaaatataaattaactaaATGACATGTAAAAGGAAAGTGTTGATTGTTCGAGACTGAgtgaagttaaaatttttaaataaaattgactTTTACCCAAAATATATGGTAAATGTCAAAAGCACCATTATTAATTATGATAGATAGAAATGAACATGTGAGTGAATGATTAATATCGAGAGTATTTTTTGGCCAAAAGATTAATGTCGAGAGAAAGATATGTTTATAAATAGTTACTCTTTATAAATTGACACTTGAAATAGTCTTTGTTGTAAATGGTTTttcattgataaaatatttattaataataaatttaagtaatttaatAATTGTCCATTGAAAACTAgctagaattatttttgataggCTAGTCTATTCTTTTTAATATGATGATGgcggaaaaatgaaaagaatatatgaatttcaattttagtatcaaatataatcaaaaaaagaaaaaaaaatatgtaaggtAAGATAAAATGAGTTGACCACAACCCATCCAAACCCACAATGGAACTCCGACTAAATTTGGATCGCGCACTTGGGGCCCATTCAGGGGTGACGCTCCcaacataattttttcataccAGAGCTCGAACCCGAGACTTCTGGTTAAGGGTGAAACACTCCCAAGTCCCACCAGTGCACCACAACCCATATTGATGCTTCGCGATACATGTCAATAAAGAGAAATAGAGAAATATAATTCCAAATTCAACAGCTGATACAACAACACAGATTAGAGAGCAAGTCAACCACTGTCCATTTCCATTAATCTGAAATATACTATAAGATGAACAATTAAGTTTAACACAAGATGACAAAGAATAGAAATTATAAAGCTAGTTAACATAATTACATCCATCTAACTATATATGATAAACTGATACCATTACAACAAATGAAACCAGCAGCATTACAGGAAGAGGTTCACATATGCTAATGTCAGAAGAAAGTTGGTTACTTGTTACTCTCGGGGACGGGCAAGCCAGAGAGAACTAAGGGCTCGCAGTCTAGCGAAATAATCACCGATAGCAAGAAGAGCACGAGCTGATTGGCGAGTTGTCAATATCCGATGCATTTGCTGTAGCATCCGTTGTCGTAGATTATCAGCCTGACAtttacatttcataggtcagTTTTTTGTATGCCTGGGATAGCTTTCAACATGTACTCAAAACAAAGATAGTCAGAGCAGATACGAATATCTCCACTAGCCATCGAAACCTACCAATCTCACTTTCCAGTACCTATGCACCCTCTTGCTTAAATGATTTTGACTTTACATTCGCTATCCTCCTACTCACAACTACGTCTCAAACCCAAGCAAGTTGAGGTCATTATATGAATCTTCACTGAACATGTTGCTCCATTTAAACTCATCCCAAACCAATATTACACAAAAGAAGTACAGAATTTTCTAATGGCACGTACTCGAACGTGCAAAcacatatttgtatatatggcatcTCATGCATACAAGTTAACATCTAAGTTCTAATCCAACTAAACTGCTGCATTTCAGAACATAAAAGATATGGAGATGGTTCTAATGCAATGCAAGATCTTTCAACGATAtaaagatcttcttttctttctggAAGCATGTTTGTCAACCTAACTAGCAAAGTTTTGCAAATCTCACCTCTAATCTAAACCTTTTTAACCATAATTATTAGCACCATGCCAATAATTGTACCGGTTTTCCAATTGGTACAGCTCAGTGCAGAGTTGTCTCTAACTACCACTATAAAATCAAGAgtgaaattacaaaaaataagacGGGAAGTTATGAGACTTTGTACTAGGAAATACAATCAGAATGACACCCTAAACCCCCTCATACATCCTTCCTATCTTCGGAACATGTGCAAAGAAAGAAAACATGGGCAAATATCTTCAGTAATTTCGTTGCATCCTTCTCTAGGTAAGAAAATAGCCCAGCACCTATACGACATACAGAACTACAGTTGCTTCAACTCCATTCTTTGTTTCCTACTAATTCTCATCAGGAGAAACATTAATATCAAAAcctagaaggaaaaaaaaggaaaaaagaaatgaCAGAATAAACGAATAAGTAGTTCAATATATTTTTGCACCCAAGGGTGTTGCCTAGTGGGTCAAGAACCATGAGATCTCAGGTTCAATCCCAACAAAGACAATAACACTAGGTGACTTCTACCATTTGTCCTAGCCTTGGTGGATAGAGTTTCCTAGTACCTATTGCTGGTGGGAGACTGGGAAGTGGCAAGTATCCCAATCAAACATCGTTCATAATCAAACActatcatataaaatgaaacagagAGAGTCAGCCAGTTACTAAGTTATGAAAAAACACTACTAGTTCTCTCCATCTCCTTATTCTCCTCTCAGGATTACAGCAAACTGAATGTTTTTGGTCATGAAGATGGAATAAGATACTTTAGGTGGACAAATCAAGTCCATTAGGGATGTTGGTCGGCAGGTACCTTTAGGGTGGAATGGACAAGTGATCATTTGGTTGGGAATGAAAACTTTTCAAAGGCTTCCATATGATGCAGTAAATGAGTCTATCTGGATGGAGTTAGAATTGAATATCTCATGAGGAACTTGGAATAATATATGACTTTTCTTCTTTCACACTTCTTAGTTTATTCATTCTCAATCTCGAGGGGCTGCCCGGGTGCCACAAAAGATGTGTAATTGacatataaatgataaatttgagGCTGTTAGAAATGCATTAGATAACCAAGTCTATCTTTTAAGTGAAAATAGTGGATACACATGATAAAACACTAAGCACCTGGAGAATGAATCCTTCAAGTGTTCCTAGCTTCCCCATTGCCATGGCCATTTGACCCATGTAATTGGCAACATTCCCAGATGACCCTGAAGGTCCAAGAGACCCTGCCAGGGTCTCAGCCAATGACTGTTGCAGTGATTCAATTCCCTGAGATAAAGCATCTTCAGCCAGTTGGGATGACTGTTGCAAGTTGTTGATTGCCAACGATTGTTGATCAGTTAAAGGCTCCAACTGATTAATGAGAAGCTGCAACAAAGAAGACAGAAATTTAAGAGTGGAAGAATGTATTAAGGTAATGAGCCAAAGGAAGTAAAACAATCTGCCTTCTGACCACCTCCAGCCcttgaaaagagaaaataaagggAGCATCCAAAGATTTAGTCATCTAAAAGTAACAAATGGAAATTCTTCAGTAGGCAGAATGAGAGAGGGTAACAGTAAAGGAAGAGTTCCATCTAAAGCAAGACAGTTAGGGGAACAGAGAAATTCAAAAGCTTTTCAAtgcacaaaaaaaagaaaaccatCACCGGAAGTCGGAAGAACAAACAGAAGCTGCAAGGATATTCAATTTGGACGGCATCCTACCGAGAACTTCTGCCTAGAGAAGTATTGGGAAGTTTTTCATCAAGAAAGTGGTTGTAACTAAGTCAGAAGTAGTCAACTGTCCTTTATAATTCATGGTGAAGGTACAAAATAGTTAGACTTTCATATGAAGATTAAGCTAACTTACTAGACCAAATTCTAAAAGAGATTTCCTCAAAACGGTAACTCTTTTGAATTTGGACAACTACCAATCATGTCGTAAACCTTCACACCAGTTcagatttgttttattttgctAATTCAAGTACGGGGATTGGGGTTTCCCAAGCCGTTGTATCACATTTTTTATAAGGATATTTCCCACCTTGAGAAGTTCCGACGAACGGAATCCACCAAGCCACAAGAAGCATCTTTCTGCAGGGGTTTTCCACATGCCTGACAATATATGAAAAACATCAGCCTTTGCAGCATCAGCCTTGATCTTGAATAAGTCATCATAGTGCGCCAAGATGCCATCCACAATTATACGCAGTTCGCCATCACCAGCATGAGAACTTACAGCTCCTCTCAGCTCATTTGTACGCCGATTGTGCTCTTCCAGCCATCGTGCATATTCTACATCAAATGCCAAAGCTCCTAAAAAATACAGATGttaatattacataattttccGGAATGCTAAACCCAAGCTAGCGTCTAGTAAAACTGGTTAGAGTGTCAATACATATAGAGAgagatagatatagatataaTGACCGAGACCCATACATAAGATCGTTCTAGCTTGTCTCCTTCTTACTAGTTAGTCATACTTTATTAATGTGCAACCTTTTGCAACTAAATTTATTTGAGAATTCAAAAGTTGAAATGCAAAAGCAGATAAGCATACCATTTCCACTCATTGACTGTGATTGATCTCCTGAACTTGAAACATATATGCCCTtcggattaaaaaaaaaaattatcaaaaatgttTATCATCTTATGGGAAACTAGCTAATAACTACACAGGTCCCAGTTTTAGAGCGTAAGAGAAACAAATTAGACCCATAAAACAATTGCTAAACAAACCTGCTGTCGAGCTCGTTGAAGCTCCTGCTCTAGCTGTGTCAGCTTCATTCTACTACTCTCTAACTGTTGAACATATGCCTAGATCACCACAAAAGGAAAACATATGAAATACTGGCGTAATTATTGATATAAGATCTATAAGGACTAAAGAGTAAAATTTGTAACAAATACTGCTAATAGTAAATGTAGTACAATGCAACTAAAGAAACCCGGAAGAATAACAGAAGTGAAGAATTAGACATAATTATGCTGCAAAAAAACAGAAAAGGCACATACATGTGCTCAATTTTGCAAGCGAACAGCAGGGATGAATAAAGATGTGAAATGATGCTACATATGATACATAACAAAGTGAAAGGCAATAAATGTAAAATGGTTGCAAGACCTGCAGTGCTATATGACAAGAATAAATACTTGTATAAAATGaactgaaaaaaatacaaaaaaaaattggcaatGGGAGCATTAGTCCTATTCCTATATGtacaaatccaaatcaggcgaACTTTTACCAAGAGTAGagcataaatttaaaaagataaagTTAGATGGAATTGTATTGTATCTCTTTATTATTGGTGTAAAAAGATAGAAATAGATGAATTAGAACTAACAGGTTTGTTAGGATCTCTGTGGAGTAGCTTCCTcctactcttttttcttttcttttcttttctcttcttttgcttctttttgAAGGCTCCAGAATATCCTTAATGCCGAGGAATACAACGTCACcaatttcaaaagaatgtgACCATCTGAGAACTCACTTCTATTTTCTTAATCATGTCTTTAACACACCCCTCACATGTGGGCtagattatttttcatgatCAATTGCgtgaaaattctttttgataatgGGTGGCAGTGAGCTTCGAACTCAGGACCTTTACCATATTGAAGTATGTGACCATTTCATTTAAAAGCTTAAGTTGTTAGAGAGACTTTTTCTCTTAATAATGTCTTCAACAACAAGAAAGGTTGTGCCTTCAAAAGCCCAATATACTCAAAAAAAGGAGGTACAGAAATAAGAATGTTAAGATGGATGTTCAGCCATACAAATAGGGGTTAAAAGTAACAACCACATCCAACACAGGGTGCAAGGAGGAAAAACAGGATATAATGAGAAAAGGTCGCCAAAGATAGTTTCACATTTTCTACATAGACCAGAAAATATCAATCC comes from Solanum pennellii chromosome 1, SPENNV200 and encodes:
- the LOC107015094 gene encoding mannan endo-1,4-beta-mannosidase 4-like, which encodes MLMKNSLIFILVAILTIFLNEFSNPIKASLDSNFVYIDGTHFALEGKPFYLNGFNSYWLMYMASDPSTRNKVTNIFQQASKYKMNVARTWAFADGGSRPLQSAPGVYNEQMFQGLDFVISEAKNYGIHLILSLVDNFEAFGGKKQYVAWAVQKGQKLTSDDDFFTNPMVKKFYKNYIKDVLTRVNKITNVAYKDDPTILSWELINEPRCPSDLSGKTIQNWIREMAGHLKSIDTNHLLEIGLEGFYGNDKKQYNPNYINYGTDFISNNQIREIDFTTIHIYPDQWLPGSTPEAQDQWASQWIQAHIDDSKLLKKPILIGEFGKSSNTTGYNIKMRDNYFGKIYGNIFNCAKNGGPCGGGLFWQLLDQGMENYGDGYEVVLQVSPSTDRVILLQSLRLSKLS
- the LOC107007915 gene encoding transcription factor TGA2.2-like; this translates as MADVSAMTDTSTDVDTDDKNLRYLNSLTLGATSDASDKTRDQKTLRRLSQNREAARKSRLRKKAYVQQLESSRMKLTQLEQELQRARQQGIYVSSSGDQSQSMSGNGALAFDVEYARWLEEHNRRTNELRGAVSSHAGDGELRIIVDGILAHYDDLFKIKADAAKADVFHILSGMWKTPAERCFLWLGGFRSSELLKLLINQLEPLTDQQSLAINNLQQSSQLAEDALSQGIESLQQSLAETLAGSLGPSGSSGNVANYMGQMAMAMGKLGTLEGFILQADNLRQRMLQQMHRILTTRQSARALLAIGDYFARLRALSSLWLARPRE